Proteins from one Ranitomeya variabilis isolate aRanVar5 chromosome 1, aRanVar5.hap1, whole genome shotgun sequence genomic window:
- the LOC143793563 gene encoding uncharacterized protein LOC143793563 isoform X2: MTVTSPQVLQLSVQQLRPGCVQLVFSGVSQQQISRHSGNTCDNNSLSLSCKKEDIRKHSNGENLITLHGPPGLPSTSLSYNPPNHEETAPEQSPIVTTIPGDKVNTRFQCDKQLTKNSDYLTQSKHEGEKPYSCSECGKCFTFKSKYVRHERSHTGEKPFSCSECGKSYTDKGSLLRHQIIHTGENPFSCSECGKYFTDKRSLIRHQIIHTGEKPFSCSECGKSFTDKASLIRHQRIHTREKPFSCSECGKSFTGKGSLIKHQRIHTGEKPFSCSECEKAFIDKGSLIKHQRIHTGEKPFSCSECGKSFTDKWSLITHLRIHTGEKPFSCSECGKAFKHSYSLITHKFIHTGEKPFSCSECGKSFVVKGDLIKHQRIHTGKKTYSCSKCGKYFRQKTNLVTHLRIHTE, encoded by the coding sequence GAAATACTTGTGATAATAACAGTTTATCACTAAGTTGTAAAAAAGAAGATATCAGGAAGCACTCTAATGGAGAAAACCTCATTACCCTTCATGGACCTCCTGGACTTCCCAGCACTTCACTTTCTTATAATCCTCCTAATCATGAGGAAACCGCTCCTGAGCAATCTCCTATTGTTACCACAATTCCAGGTGACAAAGTGAATACAAGATTTCAGTGTGATAAGCAACTTACTAAAAACTCAGACTATCTAACTCAAAGCAAACATGAAGGAGAGAAGCCatactcctgttcagaatgtgggaaatgctttacattTAAATCAAAATatgttagacatgagagaagtcacacaggagaaaagccattttcatgttcagaatgtgggaaatcctaCACCGATAAAGGGAGTCTTCTTAGacatcagataattcacacaggagaaaacccattttcatgttcagaatgtgggaagtactTCACAGATAAAAGgagtcttattagacatcagataattcacacaggagaaaagccattttcatgttcagaatgtgggaaatccttcacagataaagcgagtcttattagacatcagagaattcacacaagagaaaagccattttcatgttcagaatgtgggaaatccttcACAGGTAAAGGGAGTCTTATtaagcatcagagaattcacacaggagaaaagccattttcatgttcagaatgtgagaaggcCTTCATAGATAAAGGGagtcttattaaacatcagagaattcacacaggagaaaagccattttcatgttcggaatgtgggaagtcCTTCACAGATAAATGGAGTCTTATTAcacatctgagaattcacacaggagaaaagccattttcatgttcagaatgtgggaaagccTTCAAACACAGCTATAGTCTTATTACACATAAGttcattcacacaggagaaaagccattttcatgttcagaatgtgggaagtccttTGTGGTTAAAGGGGatcttattaaacatcagagaattcatacaggaaaGAAGAcatattcatgttcaaaatgtgggaaatattttaggcaaaaaacaaATCTTGTAACACATCTAAGAATTCACACAGAGTAG